The genomic interval GCGCCCCGAAAGGTGGAACACAGGGTGCGCTTCAGCGCATCCCAAGGGCGGGGAACCATCATGGAACGCAGACGCATCTGGGGCTGGTGGTTCTTCGACTGGGCCAGCCAGCCCTTCGCGACGCTGCTGATGACCTTCATCTTCCCGGTCTATTACGCCGAGGTCGCCCGCCAGCACTATACCGCGCAAGGCATGACGCCCGAGGCGGCGGGCGCGGCGGCGCAGTCGCTCTGGGGCTACGGGCTGGGCATCTGCGGGGTGATCATCGCGGTCCTGGCCCCGGTGCTGGGCGCCATCGCCGACAATACCGGGCGGCGGCTGGTCTGGGTCTGGATCTTTTCCGCCTTCTACATGGCAGGGTCCTGGGGGCTGTGGTTCCTGATGCCCGACCAGCCGAATCTGCATCTGGCCATCGTCAGCTTCGGCATCGGGCTGATCGGCATGGAATTCGCCACCATCTTCACCAATGCCCTGCTGCCCGGGCTGGCGCCGCATGACGAGATCGGCCGCATCTCGGGCTCGGGCTTCGCCTTCGGCTATCTCGGCGGGGTCATCGCGCTGGCCGCGGTGCTGCTGCTTCTGGCCGAGAACGCCCAGACCGGCCGCACCATGCTGGGCATCCCTCCGGTGCTGGGCCTCGATCCGGCGCTGCGCGAGGGCACGCGGGCCGTGGGGCCGTTCACGGCGCTGTGGTATCTGGCCTTCATGATCCCCTTCGCGCTTTGGGTGCCGGAAACGCGGGGGCCGCGCCGGCCGTTGCATCTGGGCGCGGCCATGGCGGAACTGGGCCGGCTGCTCGCCAGCCTGCGGCACCGGCATTCTCTGGCGGCCTGGCTGGCCTCGTCCATGTTCTCGCGCGATGCGCTGAACGCGCTTTACGCCTTTGGCGGGGTCTATGCCGGCACGGTGCTGGGCTGGCCGGTCTTTCTGGCCGGGGTCTTCGGCGTGGTCAGCGCCGTTTCGGCCGCCGTCATCAGCTGGATCGGCGGCCGCGCCGACCGCCGCTGGGGGCCGAAGCCGGTGATCGTCGCCTGCACGCTGGTGTTGATCGGCGTCTGCATCCTCGTCACCGGCATGAGCCGCCAGCAGGTGCTGGGCCTGCCGCTGGCCGAGAGCTCGCGCCTGCCCGATGCGCTGTTCTTCCTCTGTGGCGCGCTGATCGGCGGCGCGGGGGGCGCGCTGCAATCGGCCAGCCGCACCATGATGGTGCGCCACACCACGCCGGAACGGGCCACCGAGGCCTTCGGCCTTTACGCGCTGTCGGGCAAGGCGACGGCTTTCCTTGCGCCCCTGTTGATCGCCACGGTGACGGATGTGACCGGAAGCCAACGGCTCGGCATCTCTCCGCTCATCGTGATGTTCCTTCTGGCGCTGGTTCTGCTAGTTTGGGTCAAAGCAAAAGGAGAGGCCGAGCAGTGATCCGCAAATTCCTGACCGCCGCCGTGCTGGCGCTGACCGGGCTTGGCCTCGTGCAGCCCGCCGGGGCCGACCCGCTGGCCCGCAGCGTCTTCGGCGCCGTTCCCGGCCCGACCGGGGGCGCGCCCGTCTCGATCGGGTTCTATTCCAAGGGCTGCATCTCGGGCGCCGTGCAACTGCCGGAATCCGGCCCGACCTGGCAGGCCATGCGCCTGTCCCGGAACCGCAACTGGGGCCATCCCGAACTGGTCAGCTTCCTGATCGGCCTGTCGCAGGCGGCGCGCCAGGTGGGCTGGCAGGGGCTCTATATCGGCGACATGGGCCAGCCGAGGGGCGGGCCGATGACCTCGGGCCATGCCAGCCACCAGTCCGGGCTCGACGCCGATATCTGGATGCTGCCGCCGCAAAGCCTGCGCCTGACCGCGGCGCAGCGCGAGAAGATCTCGTCGCAATCGGTGGTGAACAAGGCCGGCACCGCGCCCTCGGGCCTGTGGAACGGCGGGCACATGGCGATCATGCGCGCCGCCGCCCGCGACCCCAGGGTCGAGCGCATCTTCGTCGATCC from Paracoccus sp. MA carries:
- a CDS encoding MFS transporter; the encoded protein is MRFSASQGRGTIMERRRIWGWWFFDWASQPFATLLMTFIFPVYYAEVARQHYTAQGMTPEAAGAAAQSLWGYGLGICGVIIAVLAPVLGAIADNTGRRLVWVWIFSAFYMAGSWGLWFLMPDQPNLHLAIVSFGIGLIGMEFATIFTNALLPGLAPHDEIGRISGSGFAFGYLGGVIALAAVLLLLAENAQTGRTMLGIPPVLGLDPALREGTRAVGPFTALWYLAFMIPFALWVPETRGPRRPLHLGAAMAELGRLLASLRHRHSLAAWLASSMFSRDALNALYAFGGVYAGTVLGWPVFLAGVFGVVSAVSAAVISWIGGRADRRWGPKPVIVACTLVLIGVCILVTGMSRQQVLGLPLAESSRLPDALFFLCGALIGGAGGALQSASRTMMVRHTTPERATEAFGLYALSGKATAFLAPLLIATVTDVTGSQRLGISPLIVMFLLALVLLVWVKAKGEAEQ
- the mepA gene encoding penicillin-insensitive murein endopeptidase; translated protein: MIRKFLTAAVLALTGLGLVQPAGADPLARSVFGAVPGPTGGAPVSIGFYSKGCISGAVQLPESGPTWQAMRLSRNRNWGHPELVSFLIGLSQAARQVGWQGLYIGDMGQPRGGPMTSGHASHQSGLDADIWMLPPQSLRLTAAQREKISSQSVVNKAGTAPSGLWNGGHMAIMRAAARDPRVERIFVDPVAKLAMCQTETGDRSYLRKIRPLGGHDYHFHVRMACPAGSVCQQQDAPPPGDGCAEAAEWIKNRIDPSRVKPVPPDPNYRHPRSFRLSEMPRQCQVVATAR